One stretch of Francisella sp. LA112445 DNA includes these proteins:
- a CDS encoding DUF4435 domain-containing protein, which translates to MINIPQIIEYIQKAKQFKEALNTDSFNIESIIHEQELSSYHTNKKNYNDNLEKIKECNFNSIISDLNTIQKDYTNPKISDNYKNVTEGLLAQILESEKSFLDNLILIINGDQANIKIYNLSTNLIILRSRLQKLKENIDIIISLDLIKEINQNLILIGANGSGKSTFSRNIKQKINSNYKNNTTIVIPAQRTFFIDNNSAIPLIGKAQPELYKTQKQDKLFKNYKEQNFLYSDFQNLINYLIAEYQKVAHNTHKGLSKESSILEKTIGIWESLINHIKLEYDGQGSIKAKSKLNYSSYNFIELSDGEKCIFYCIANVLTVEENGYVIVDEPENHLNMNIVNKLWDKLEEIRPDCQFIYLTHTPNFATARNNAKIYWVKKYLAPSTWDYTEITDNNGKLSKELVVELVGSKKPILFCEGNDRTSADYKLYSILFGDYTVVPAGGHKQAIAYCKAFNQQKKIFDNEAIAIIDKDFYSDARILAWKDDSIYVLDVMEVENLLCDTHILEFISNEVKAEPGDLENAKLELFKKIEETKDHQSRECMDHQIKEILTDALHTAKDINRVKDEIVENINNKINPKKFYDAHLELLDKIIAEQNYDEALKHYNNKGMLGFVGNKIITNYKNRVFRFIRDDEKLQHKIRTKYFAEIPSYLESHAVTAK; encoded by the coding sequence ATGATAAATATTCCTCAAATAATTGAATATATACAAAAAGCAAAACAATTTAAAGAAGCTTTGAACACTGACTCTTTTAATATTGAAAGTATAATTCATGAACAAGAACTATCTAGCTATCATACAAATAAAAAGAACTATAATGATAATTTAGAAAAAATTAAAGAGTGTAATTTTAATAGTATTATAAGTGACCTTAATACAATTCAAAAAGATTATACGAATCCAAAAATATCAGATAACTATAAAAATGTTACAGAAGGATTATTAGCTCAAATATTAGAATCAGAAAAATCATTCCTAGATAATCTAATTCTAATCATTAACGGTGATCAAGCTAATATTAAAATTTATAATTTGAGTACGAATTTAATAATTCTAAGAAGTAGGTTACAAAAATTAAAAGAAAACATAGACATAATAATATCATTAGATTTAATAAAAGAAATTAATCAAAATTTAATACTTATAGGAGCAAATGGCTCTGGGAAAAGTACATTTTCACGAAATATAAAACAAAAAATAAATTCTAACTATAAGAATAATACGACTATTGTTATTCCAGCTCAAAGAACTTTTTTCATTGATAATAATAGTGCTATACCTTTAATTGGAAAAGCACAACCAGAGCTATACAAAACTCAAAAGCAAGATAAGTTATTTAAAAACTATAAGGAACAAAACTTTTTATACTCTGACTTTCAGAACTTAATAAATTATCTAATTGCTGAGTATCAAAAGGTTGCTCATAATACCCATAAAGGATTATCTAAAGAATCTTCTATATTAGAAAAAACTATAGGAATATGGGAAAGTTTAATTAATCATATAAAGTTAGAATATGATGGACAAGGAAGTATTAAAGCTAAAAGTAAGCTCAACTATTCATCATATAATTTTATTGAACTAAGTGATGGTGAGAAATGTATTTTTTATTGTATAGCTAATGTACTGACCGTAGAGGAGAATGGTTATGTAATAGTTGATGAGCCTGAAAATCATCTCAATATGAACATAGTCAATAAACTATGGGATAAATTAGAAGAAATCAGACCAGACTGTCAGTTTATTTATCTAACACATACTCCAAATTTTGCAACAGCTAGGAATAATGCAAAAATATATTGGGTCAAAAAATATTTAGCTCCATCTACTTGGGATTATACGGAGATAACCGATAATAATGGAAAATTATCAAAAGAATTAGTTGTTGAGCTTGTTGGCAGTAAAAAGCCTATATTATTTTGTGAAGGTAATGATAGAACAAGTGCTGATTATAAGCTTTATTCAATTTTATTTGGTGATTATACTGTTGTACCAGCAGGCGGGCACAAACAGGCGATTGCTTACTGTAAAGCCTTTAATCAACAAAAAAAGATTTTTGATAATGAGGCAATTGCTATAATTGATAAAGATTTTTATTCGGATGCAAGAATATTAGCATGGAAAGATGATTCTATTTACGTTTTAGATGTGATGGAGGTAGAAAACTTACTTTGTGACACTCATATTCTTGAGTTTATCTCAAATGAGGTTAAAGCTGAGCCTGGAGATCTAGAAAATGCCAAATTAGAGCTCTTTAAGAAAATTGAGGAAACAAAAGATCATCAATCTAGAGAGTGTATGGATCATCAAATCAAAGAGATTCTAACAGATGCTCTCCATACAGCTAAAGATATAAATAGGGTTAAAGATGAAATTGTTGAAAATATTAATAATAAAATTAATCCTAAAAAGTTTTATGATGCGCATCTAGAATTATTGGATAAAATCATTGCTGAGCAAAACTATGATGAGGCATTAAAGCATTACAATAACAAAGGTATGCTAGGTTTCGTTGGTAATAAAATTATTACAAATTATAAAAACAGAGTTTTTAGATTTATTAGAGATGATGAAAAGCTACAACATAAAATCAGAACTAAATATTTTGCTGAGATACCAAGCTACTTGGAAAGTCACGCTGTCACGGCTAAATAG
- a CDS encoding IS5 family transposase, which translates to MHYHIKEVFWSSILLFLKSQKGIHTNDEDKLRLFIEAVFYVLRTGCQWRMLPFYYGKYRSIHKRFKDWSDKDIFSKLFKSVQNPDLQEVMLDSTIARAHACATGYDKNDNQAIGRSVGGVTTKIHAMTDALGNPLEVLLSEGKTHDSKVAIDLLQKVYNTKVIADRAYHSNEIREHIQNISSEAVIPCKSNTINPIDFDIQIYKERHLIENFFSKIKHFRRVFSRFDKTISAYLGMIKLACTFIWLR; encoded by the coding sequence ATGCATTATCATATAAAAGAAGTATTCTGGTCAAGTATTTTATTATTCTTAAAATCACAAAAAGGTATACATACCAATGATGAAGACAAATTAAGATTGTTTATTGAAGCAGTATTTTATGTATTACGTACAGGCTGCCAATGGAGAATGTTACCATTTTATTATGGTAAATATAGATCAATACATAAGCGTTTTAAGGATTGGAGTGATAAAGACATATTCTCTAAATTATTTAAGTCAGTGCAAAATCCTGATTTACAAGAAGTTATGCTTGACTCAACGATAGCAAGAGCACATGCCTGTGCTACAGGATATGACAAGAATGATAACCAAGCAATTGGTAGATCAGTTGGTGGAGTAACCACCAAGATTCATGCTATGACCGATGCTTTAGGCAACCCGCTGGAAGTATTACTGTCAGAAGGTAAAACTCATGATAGTAAAGTGGCAATAGACCTACTACAGAAGGTATATAATACAAAAGTTATCGCTGATAGAGCATATCACTCTAATGAAATTAGAGAACATATTCAAAATATATCCTCTGAAGCTGTTATTCCCTGCAAATCAAATACTATAAACCCTATAGATTTTGATATTCAAATATACAAAGAAAGACATTTGATTGAGAATTTCTTTTCTAAAATTAAGCATTTTAGAAGAGTATTTTCTAGGTTTGATAAAACCATTTCAGCATATCTGGGTATGATTAAATTAGCTTGTACTTTTATTTGGCTTCGATGA
- a CDS encoding DEAD/DEAH box helicase family protein, with the protein MSNNNFNEDSRVKIPALLHLIRLGYKYLSLKDNSWDKQTNIFKDIFIDSLKKINNSIELNNDDINRIFDDISLLLENDDLGEAFYNRLTEKSGIKLIDFECFENNSFHVVTELPCKNGEDEFRPDITLLINGMPLVFLEVKKPNNRDGVIAERNRLETRFQNKAFKKFINITQLMIFSNNMEYDNESSEPIEGAFYATPSYSKPSFNYFREEEQLNLSKLLSPHDDNIENFVLRDTNYTAIKHSAEFITNKDPQTPTNRLSTSLLSKDRLAFILRYSIAYVRGKSIEKHVMRYPQIFATKAIENKLNEGIKKGIIWHTQGSGKTALTYYNVRHLTDYFQNKKVIPKFYFIVDRLDLLQQAHREFTSRGLTVHTISSKEDFVKDIKNNIAVHNDSGKNEITVVNIHKFKDDPSVISRNDYDISIQRVYFLDEVHRSYNPQGSFLANLNESDSNAIKIGLTGTPLLGDDYNSKSLFGDYIHKYYYNASIADGYTLRLIREDVETSYKLALEEALKEIEILQGDLDRTELYAHEKFVSPMLDYIINDFERSRVATGDSTIGGMVICDSSKQAKQMFEIFNEKYANRSSSNKKTVKTAKLILHDIGSKEERKQMVEDFKEGKIDFLFVFNMLLTGFDAKRLKKLYIGRVLRKHNLLQALTRVNRTYKDFRYGYVVDFADIKSEFDATNKAYFDELQSELGNEFEHYSNLFKSKEEIESEIVDIKDVLFRFETQNAEIFRQQIDQINDASKMQEVVKVLGHAKNLYNLIRLFGHYDLLEKLDFAKLTQLYREANNRLATINLRAKLNSGNIDTKTLLNSALEDVIFSFKKVGEEELVIADKLKNALKKTREALASNLDKKDPEFITLKDELERLFKKKNLSEISQDDMIKNIAELDDIHAKIKELNRQNELLKIKYQNDDKYVRLHKRLLENGKISQKESQIYEALVGVKHDIDEKVIANSSMLNNEDYFGRLMSPNIVSRFYKEQKIKLTPETIKYINNLVVKEYIDEFNGVSTW; encoded by the coding sequence ATGAGTAATAATAATTTCAATGAAGATTCTAGGGTTAAAATACCAGCATTATTACATCTTATAAGGCTGGGGTATAAGTACTTATCATTGAAAGATAACTCTTGGGATAAACAAACAAATATCTTTAAAGATATTTTTATTGATAGTCTAAAAAAGATAAACAACTCTATAGAACTTAATAATGATGATATAAATAGAATATTTGATGATATATCTCTACTTCTTGAGAATGATGACTTAGGAGAGGCTTTTTACAATAGATTAACTGAAAAATCAGGAATTAAACTTATTGATTTTGAGTGTTTTGAAAACAATAGTTTTCATGTTGTAACGGAATTACCATGTAAAAATGGTGAAGATGAATTTAGACCAGATATTACGCTATTAATAAATGGTATGCCTTTAGTTTTTCTTGAAGTCAAAAAGCCAAATAATAGAGATGGTGTCATAGCTGAGAGAAATAGATTAGAAACTAGATTTCAAAATAAAGCTTTTAAGAAATTTATAAATATCACTCAGTTGATGATTTTTTCAAATAATATGGAATATGATAATGAATCATCAGAGCCTATAGAAGGAGCATTTTATGCTACACCGTCTTATTCAAAACCATCTTTTAATTATTTCAGAGAAGAGGAGCAACTTAACTTAAGCAAGTTATTATCACCACATGATGATAATATTGAAAATTTTGTACTAAGAGATACAAATTATACAGCTATAAAACATAGTGCAGAATTTATTACAAATAAAGATCCGCAAACTCCGACTAATAGGCTTTCTACATCGTTATTATCTAAAGATAGGCTAGCATTTATTTTAAGATATTCAATTGCTTATGTAAGAGGTAAATCTATTGAAAAGCATGTTATGAGATATCCTCAGATATTTGCAACTAAAGCGATTGAAAATAAACTTAATGAAGGTATCAAAAAAGGAATTATTTGGCATACTCAAGGAAGTGGTAAAACAGCTCTTACTTATTATAATGTTAGGCACTTGACAGACTATTTCCAAAATAAAAAAGTCATTCCAAAGTTCTATTTTATAGTTGATAGATTAGATTTATTACAACAGGCTCATAGAGAGTTTACTAGTCGAGGTTTGACAGTTCATACAATAAGCTCTAAAGAAGATTTTGTCAAAGATATTAAAAATAATATCGCCGTACATAATGATAGTGGCAAAAATGAAATAACCGTAGTAAATATCCATAAGTTTAAAGATGATCCAAGCGTTATATCTAGAAATGACTATGATATAAGTATTCAAAGAGTTTACTTTTTAGATGAAGTGCATAGAAGTTATAACCCTCAAGGTAGTTTCTTAGCAAATTTAAATGAATCTGACTCTAATGCTATAAAAATTGGTTTAACAGGTACACCATTATTAGGAGATGATTATAATTCAAAATCTCTATTTGGTGATTATATCCATAAGTACTACTATAATGCTTCTATAGCAGATGGTTATACTCTAAGGCTTATTAGAGAAGATGTTGAAACAAGTTATAAACTAGCTTTAGAAGAAGCATTAAAAGAGATTGAAATATTACAAGGTGATCTAGATAGAACCGAACTATATGCTCATGAAAAATTTGTCTCGCCAATGCTAGACTATATCATTAATGATTTTGAAAGAAGCCGTGTTGCTACAGGTGATAGCACTATCGGTGGTATGGTTATTTGCGACAGCTCAAAACAAGCTAAACAAATGTTTGAAATTTTTAATGAAAAATATGCTAATAGATCCAGCTCAAATAAAAAAACTGTAAAAACAGCAAAGCTTATTCTCCATGATATTGGTAGTAAAGAAGAAAGAAAACAGATGGTCGAAGACTTCAAAGAAGGCAAAATTGACTTTCTTTTTGTTTTTAATATGCTTTTGACAGGTTTTGATGCAAAGAGATTAAAAAAACTCTATATAGGCAGAGTTCTAAGAAAGCATAATTTATTACAAGCACTTACTAGAGTTAATAGAACATACAAAGATTTTAGATATGGTTATGTAGTTGATTTTGCAGATATTAAGAGTGAATTTGATGCTACTAACAAAGCCTATTTTGATGAATTGCAAAGTGAGTTGGGTAATGAGTTTGAACACTACTCAAATCTTTTCAAATCAAAAGAAGAGATAGAGAGTGAAATAGTAGATATTAAAGATGTACTATTCAGATTTGAAACACAAAATGCTGAAATTTTTAGACAGCAAATAGATCAGATAAATGATGCAAGCAAAATGCAAGAGGTCGTAAAAGTTCTAGGTCATGCTAAAAACCTATATAATCTTATTAGACTATTTGGGCACTATGATTTACTTGAAAAACTAGATTTTGCAAAACTAACTCAACTATATAGAGAAGCTAATAATAGGCTTGCAACTATTAATCTAAGAGCTAAACTAAACTCTGGAAATATAGATACAAAAACACTTCTTAACTCGGCTTTAGAAGATGTAATCTTTTCTTTTAAAAAAGTTGGTGAAGAAGAGCTTGTAATAGCAGATAAATTAAAAAATGCTTTAAAGAAAACTAGAGAGGCATTAGCTAGCAATCTTGATAAAAAAGATCCTGAGTTTATAACTCTAAAAGATGAATTAGAAAGACTTTTTAAAAAGAAAAATCTCAGTGAGATTTCGCAAGACGATATGATTAAGAACATAGCAGAGCTTGATGATATACACGCTAAGATAAAAGAGCTAAATCGTCAAAATGAGTTATTAAAAATCAAATATCAAAATGATGATAAATATGTACGCCTGCACAAGAGATTATTAGAAAATGGCAAAATCTCACAAAAAGAGTCGCAGATATATGAAGCTCTAGTTGGGGTTAAGCATGATATAGATGAAAAAGTAATAGCTAACTCAAGTATGCTAAATAATGAGGATTATTTTGGTAGACTTATGTCTCCTAATATAGTTAGTAGATTTTATAAAGAACAAAAAATCAAGCTAACACCAGAAACAATAAAATATATAAATAATTTAGTAGTCAAAGAATATATTGATGAATTTAATGGAGTATCAACTTGGTAG
- a CDS encoding antirestriction protein ArdA, whose amino-acid sequence MTTNYEPQIYIACLASYNNGILYGKWIDANQDVSALEEEIQEILADSPMPDAEEWAIHDYEDFDNLGLSEYESLETISQVAQNIVEHGKLFIEAYKYTNHLDEAIEMINDRFIGLYDSVEDYAEETTDISSVPEYLRYYIDFESLARDIELSGDITTFAVDNQVAVFF is encoded by the coding sequence ATGACAACAAACTACGAGCCTCAAATTTATATCGCGTGTTTAGCAAGCTATAACAATGGTATCCTATACGGTAAATGGATTGACGCAAACCAAGATGTTTCTGCTTTAGAAGAAGAAATCCAAGAGATTTTAGCAGATTCACCTATGCCAGATGCTGAAGAATGGGCAATACATGATTATGAAGATTTTGATAATTTAGGTTTGTCAGAGTATGAAAGCTTAGAGACTATTTCTCAAGTAGCTCAAAACATTGTAGAACATGGTAAGCTTTTCATAGAAGCTTATAAATACACCAATCATCTTGATGAAGCTATCGAAATGATAAACGATCGTTTCATAGGCTTATATGACTCAGTTGAAGACTATGCAGAAGAAACTACGGATATTTCATCAGTTCCAGAATATCTACGATACTATATCGACTTTGAATCACTAGCTCGTGATATTGAACTATCAGGTGATATCACAACTTTTGCAGTTGATAATCAAGTAGCTGTTTTCTTTTAA
- a CDS encoding class I SAM-dependent DNA methyltransferase, with protein sequence MVVEFEQRTKQLIDDLKSTCAHYGLGNDGNEFKIITQIFLYKFLNDKFAYQLKQIDENIAKADKWEEVYTNLSDDDREMLALSLGADVAILEPKQLISYLFRHQNEANFHNLFDDALRGVAKINNDVFAVKDEDGAKTTLFEKDGLSNLISDTDSKKDSFCKAVINKVAGFSFEYIFDQKFDFFATIFEYLIKDYNTNSGGKYAEYYTPHAVAKIMAKILVKEDVQNVSCYDPSAGSGTLLMNIAHAIGEDKCTIYSQDISRKSSSLLRLNLILNNLVHSISNIIQGNTILHPFHKDGAELKKFDYIVSNPPFKMDFSDFRDDIDTKENNDRFFAGIPKTPAKKKEGMAIYSLFLQHIIYSLKKGGKAAVVVPTGFITAQSGIDKKIRQYLIDNKMLGGVVSMPSNIFATTGTNVSIVFIDDSNKDDVVLIDASNLGKTIKEGKNQKTVLQPEEEKQIIDTFNNKEVVDDFSVVVSYDDIKAKNYSFSAGQYFDVKIEYVDITKDEFDAKMKSFNDNLNTMFAESNELEDEIKNHLLGFIYE encoded by the coding sequence TTGGTAGTAGAATTCGAACAAAGAACAAAACAGTTAATTGATGATCTCAAAAGTACTTGTGCTCATTATGGTCTTGGTAATGATGGTAATGAGTTTAAAATCATCACCCAGATTTTTTTATATAAATTTTTAAATGATAAGTTTGCGTATCAGCTAAAACAAATTGATGAAAATATAGCAAAGGCTGATAAGTGGGAAGAGGTTTATACAAATCTAAGTGATGATGATCGAGAAATGCTAGCTCTATCTCTAGGTGCAGATGTAGCTATTTTAGAGCCGAAACAATTAATTTCTTATCTTTTCAGACATCAAAATGAAGCAAATTTTCATAATCTCTTTGATGATGCTTTAAGAGGTGTAGCAAAAATAAACAATGATGTTTTTGCCGTCAAAGATGAAGATGGTGCAAAAACAACATTGTTTGAGAAAGATGGTTTAAGTAATCTTATTTCAGATACAGATTCAAAGAAAGATAGTTTTTGTAAAGCTGTTATAAATAAAGTAGCAGGCTTTAGTTTTGAGTATATATTTGACCAAAAGTTTGATTTCTTTGCGACTATATTTGAATATCTAATCAAAGATTATAATACAAATAGTGGTGGTAAATATGCCGAGTACTATACACCTCATGCAGTAGCAAAAATTATGGCTAAGATATTAGTAAAAGAAGATGTGCAAAATGTATCTTGTTATGATCCATCGGCAGGTTCTGGCACACTACTAATGAATATAGCTCACGCTATAGGCGAAGATAAGTGTACTATCTACTCTCAAGATATTTCTCGGAAATCATCAAGTCTTTTGAGACTAAATCTTATTTTAAACAATCTTGTTCATTCTATTTCTAATATTATTCAAGGAAATACAATACTTCATCCATTCCATAAAGATGGAGCAGAACTTAAAAAATTTGATTATATTGTATCTAATCCACCATTTAAGATGGACTTCTCTGATTTTAGAGATGATATAGATACTAAAGAAAATAACGATAGATTTTTTGCAGGGATTCCAAAAACTCCAGCTAAGAAAAAAGAAGGAATGGCTATATATAGTCTATTTTTACAACATATAATTTATAGCCTAAAAAAAGGCGGTAAAGCAGCTGTTGTAGTGCCTACTGGATTTATCACAGCTCAAAGTGGTATAGATAAGAAAATAAGACAATATTTGATAGATAATAAAATGCTAGGTGGCGTAGTATCTATGCCTAGCAATATCTTTGCAACTACTGGAACTAATGTATCTATAGTATTTATAGATGACTCAAACAAAGATGATGTTGTACTTATAGATGCTTCAAATCTTGGTAAAACTATCAAAGAAGGCAAAAATCAAAAAACAGTTTTACAACCTGAAGAAGAAAAACAAATTATAGATACTTTTAATAATAAAGAAGTGGTAGATGATTTCTCGGTTGTTGTGTCTTATGATGATATCAAAGCTAAAAACTATAGCTTCTCAGCAGGTCAATATTTTGATGTCAAGATTGAGTATGTTGATATTACCAAAGATGAGTTTGATGCTAAGATGAAAAGTTTTAATGACAATCTAAACACTATGTTCGCAGAGTCAAATGAACTTGAAGATGAAATAAAAAATCATCTATTGGGGTTTATATATGAGTAA
- a CDS encoding restriction endonuclease subunit S, whose translation MSNTLFIKDIAKVTNGKSDVKDAIEDGKYLFFDRSSIVKKSNIYLFDTEAIIIPGEDSRQIFEPKYFNGKFNLHQRCYVIYGFNDSFLPKYLFYKLKTLTKHFRNVNVGSTVPSLRLDHITDLKIDFPTSEEQQKIAKVLSSLDAKIELNNKINKELEAMAKTLYDYWFVQFDFPDEDGKPYKSSGGKMVYNQELKKEIPEGWEVKELEKISNIMAGGDKPKQFSPVETTNFSIPIYSNGIENEGLYGFTNKARVLLPSITISARGTIGYTCIRFKPYLPIVRLISITPKSDNQIVYFYQSIKTLVFENSGSVQQQLTVPQVSKLKVIIPPEKYLNKYEEVGSLLFNKIENNKQQNQELAKLRDWLLPMLMNGQVKVA comes from the coding sequence ATGAGTAATACATTATTCATAAAAGATATTGCAAAGGTTACAAATGGCAAAAGTGATGTTAAAGATGCTATAGAAGATGGTAAGTATTTATTTTTTGATAGATCTTCAATAGTTAAAAAAAGTAATATATATTTATTCGATACTGAGGCAATAATTATACCTGGTGAAGATTCAAGACAGATATTTGAACCTAAGTATTTTAATGGAAAATTTAATTTACATCAAAGATGCTATGTGATTTATGGCTTTAATGATAGTTTTTTACCAAAATATTTATTTTACAAACTAAAAACTTTGACTAAACATTTTAGAAACGTTAACGTTGGAAGTACAGTTCCATCTCTTAGATTAGATCATATTACAGATTTAAAAATCGATTTTCCTACCTCTGAGGAACAACAAAAAATTGCAAAAGTCCTATCATCCCTAGATGCAAAAATAGAACTAAACAACAAAATCAATAAAGAACTAGAAGCTATGGCTAAGACTCTTTATGACTATTGGTTTGTACAGTTTGATTTTCCAGATGAAGACGGTAAGCCGTATAAATCATCAGGCGGTAAGATGGTTTATAATCAAGAGCTAAAAAAAGAGATTCCAGAGGGTTGGGAGGTTAAAGAATTAGAAAAGATTTCAAACATTATGGCTGGAGGAGATAAGCCAAAGCAATTTTCTCCAGTAGAAACTACAAACTTTTCAATTCCTATATATTCAAATGGTATAGAAAACGAAGGGCTGTATGGATTTACAAATAAGGCAAGAGTACTATTACCTAGTATAACAATATCCGCAAGAGGAACAATTGGATATACATGCATAAGATTTAAACCTTATTTGCCTATTGTAAGATTAATTTCAATAACTCCAAAAAGTGATAACCAAATCGTATATTTTTATCAATCAATAAAAACACTAGTTTTTGAAAATTCAGGCTCAGTACAACAACAATTAACAGTTCCTCAAGTTTCAAAATTAAAAGTAATTATTCCTCCAGAGAAGTATTTAAATAAATATGAGGAAGTAGGAAGTTTGCTATTTAATAAAATTGAAAATAATAAACAACAAAACCAAGAACTAGCAAAACTTAGAGATTGGCTTTTACCTATGCTTATGAATGGACAAGTTAAGGTTGCTTGA
- a CDS encoding transcriptional regulator codes for MKSKSDYNKTLDRLLIILNYLNNNPNGYTSSELASELNVSIRTIQRDLSERLSAFPIYKEARKWRFVKGYDLNNNMSTKDALILSIIDKFAENIGGDFNKTTKRILSNVTNTNISSIYTKLNIEDISDIAFQVSEIEHAIDKKQILKCTYRVDNASYEVELKPLKIVNYDGYWYLLSLSENIIKKYYLKNISNVQKTNINFDISTNIDQQLDKSLSIWFGNSNKYFKVRLLIRSDIIKYFERLPISKSQKIEKIHQNGDVELSLSISHEMEILPIIKKWLPKIDILEPVFLRDKLISDMKEYLKSQKM; via the coding sequence ATGAAAAGCAAAAGTGATTACAATAAAACTCTTGATAGGCTTCTAATAATTTTAAACTATCTAAATAATAACCCAAACGGTTATACATCAAGTGAGCTAGCATCAGAGTTAAATGTTTCTATAAGAACTATTCAACGAGATTTATCTGAGAGATTATCAGCATTTCCAATATATAAAGAAGCTCGAAAATGGAGATTTGTTAAAGGCTATGATTTGAATAATAATATGAGTACAAAGGATGCCTTAATATTATCTATCATTGATAAATTTGCAGAAAATATCGGAGGTGATTTTAATAAAACTACTAAGAGAATTTTATCAAATGTAACTAATACAAATATTAGTTCAATATATACTAAGCTAAACATCGAAGATATCTCTGATATTGCTTTTCAAGTATCTGAGATTGAGCATGCTATAGATAAAAAGCAAATTTTAAAATGTACATATAGAGTAGATAATGCTAGTTATGAAGTTGAGCTAAAACCCTTGAAGATAGTTAATTATGATGGATATTGGTATTTATTATCCTTGAGTGAAAATATCATCAAAAAGTATTATTTAAAGAATATATCCAATGTTCAAAAAACAAATATAAATTTTGATATTTCTACCAATATTGACCAACAATTAGATAAGTCACTATCTATTTGGTTTGGCAATTCAAATAAATACTTTAAGGTTAGGCTACTTATCAGATCTGATATTATTAAGTATTTTGAGAGACTACCTATTTCAAAATCACAAAAGATTGAAAAAATACATCAAAATGGAGATGTCGAGCTTTCGTTAAGTATTAGTCATGAAATGGAAATTTTACCAATAATAAAAAAATGGCTACCAAAAATAGATATTTTAGAACCAGTTTTTCTTAGAGATAAGCTTATTAGTGATATGAAAGAATATTTGAAATCTCAAAAAATGTGA